Proteins encoded within one genomic window of bacterium:
- the topA gene encoding type I DNA topoisomerase → MPKKKNTLIIVESPTKAKTISRFVGAGFVVKSSFGHIRDLPKRQLGIDVENNFEPKYVIPLKAKSVVSLLKKDAAKSERVILATDEDREGEAIAWHLAQALGLKEKKHRKVESEEDAKPSKSKTPEIQRITFDEITKSAIAKALENPRAIDQKLVDAQQARRVLDRLVGYKLSPLLWKKISKGLSAGRVQSVALRLIVDRERERQAFKPEEYWTVEAMLGKDGVTAETEALEDKDKLPADVFAARLIKKDGKTLDKFDVKEQKEAESIKTALQKTAWVVEEVAQKEVRRNPFPPFTTSTLQQTAGRRFGFSSKQTMRLAQMLYEGMDVGEGGSVGLITYMRTDSVNLSEESLQGALTYIENAFGKPYIEGAPRKYKTKSRLAQEAHEAIRPTDAARTPDSIKQYLEPRAWKLYDLIWRRFVASQMPPARFLETDILISAGAYTFNARGLVKQFDGYQRVYAVKTKDVTLPMLAKNDMLSLLKLSLLQHFTEPPARFNESSLIKTLEEYGIGRPSTYAPTISVIQDRGYVQKDEKRSFLPTEVGCAVNDLLAEHFPLTIDVQFTAKMEENLDKVAAGTERWQDVIREFYTPFAKLLGEKQETITKMVEQTNEVCEKCGKPMIIRMGRFGRFMACSGFPDCKNAKPIPGSEPVNFGVSTGQEGAGGGDADEKCEKCGAGLVRRQGRFGPFFGCSRYPECNYIKKKNYSIGMKCPKCFEGDVVTRRTKARRIFYGCSRYPECDYATWVRPEPAAEAAAEPAAKSPSESPSA, encoded by the coding sequence CAAAAGCCAAAACGATATCGCGATTCGTTGGCGCGGGCTTTGTGGTGAAGTCATCCTTCGGACATATCCGCGATCTTCCCAAGCGGCAGCTTGGTATTGACGTGGAAAATAACTTTGAACCGAAATATGTCATCCCGCTTAAAGCAAAATCGGTCGTCTCGCTTCTCAAAAAAGATGCAGCCAAGTCCGAACGCGTGATACTGGCAACCGACGAGGACCGCGAGGGAGAGGCGATCGCATGGCACTTGGCGCAGGCGCTCGGCCTGAAAGAAAAAAAACACCGCAAGGTGGAGTCCGAAGAAGATGCGAAGCCATCCAAATCCAAAACTCCAGAAATACAGCGCATCACTTTCGATGAAATAACCAAATCGGCTATCGCCAAGGCCCTGGAAAATCCGCGCGCGATAGACCAAAAGCTGGTAGATGCCCAGCAGGCGCGCAGGGTTCTTGATCGTCTTGTGGGATATAAGCTTTCTCCTTTGTTATGGAAGAAGATCTCGAAAGGACTCTCGGCCGGGCGCGTACAATCCGTTGCGCTACGTCTTATCGTGGATCGGGAACGGGAGCGGCAGGCATTCAAGCCGGAAGAATACTGGACGGTTGAAGCAATGCTGGGAAAGGATGGCGTGACGGCCGAGACCGAGGCGCTTGAAGACAAAGATAAGCTTCCCGCGGACGTCTTTGCCGCGCGTCTGATAAAAAAGGATGGCAAAACTCTGGACAAATTCGACGTTAAGGAGCAAAAAGAAGCCGAAAGCATTAAGACGGCGCTTCAGAAAACTGCCTGGGTCGTTGAGGAAGTTGCGCAAAAAGAAGTGAGGCGCAATCCATTTCCGCCATTCACAACCAGCACCCTGCAGCAGACCGCCGGAAGGCGCTTTGGGTTTTCTTCCAAACAAACGATGCGCTTGGCACAAATGCTCTACGAAGGCATGGACGTTGGCGAAGGAGGAAGCGTGGGCCTTATCACGTACATGCGTACCGATTCGGTGAACCTTTCGGAGGAAAGTCTGCAGGGCGCGCTTACTTATATAGAGAATGCGTTCGGAAAGCCGTATATTGAAGGAGCTCCGAGGAAATATAAGACCAAATCGCGTCTGGCGCAGGAAGCGCATGAAGCTATCCGTCCGACCGACGCCGCACGCACTCCAGATTCCATCAAGCAGTACTTGGAACCGCGAGCGTGGAAGCTGTACGATCTTATCTGGCGCAGATTTGTCGCTTCGCAAATGCCGCCTGCCCGGTTTCTGGAAACGGACATACTGATATCTGCCGGCGCCTACACGTTCAATGCCCGGGGGCTCGTGAAGCAGTTTGACGGATATCAGAGGGTATATGCCGTAAAAACAAAAGACGTTACCCTCCCGATGCTTGCAAAAAATGATATGCTTTCGCTCCTGAAGCTCTCTTTGCTACAGCATTTTACGGAGCCGCCTGCGCGGTTCAACGAATCAAGCCTCATCAAGACCCTCGAAGAATACGGTATCGGCCGCCCTTCCACCTATGCACCTACTATTTCGGTCATTCAGGACCGCGGCTATGTGCAGAAGGATGAGAAGCGGTCATTCCTCCCCACCGAAGTAGGATGCGCGGTGAATGATTTGCTTGCCGAACATTTTCCGCTTACCATTGACGTACAGTTCACCGCGAAGATGGAAGAGAATTTGGATAAAGTAGCCGCGGGTACGGAGCGATGGCAGGACGTTATTCGTGAATTCTATACGCCGTTTGCCAAGCTTCTTGGCGAGAAGCAGGAAACGATAACAAAAATGGTTGAACAAACGAATGAGGTATGTGAAAAATGCGGAAAGCCCATGATCATCCGCATGGGGAGATTCGGGCGCTTTATGGCCTGCTCGGGTTTCCCGGACTGCAAGAACGCAAAACCCATTCCTGGCAGCGAACCCGTTAATTTCGGGGTAAGTACCGGACAAGAAGGCGCCGGGGGCGGCGACGCCGACGAGAAATGCGAGAAATGCGGAGCGGGCCTTGTCAGACGACAAGGAAGGTTCGGACCATTTTTCGGCTGTTCGCGCTATCCCGAGTGCAACTACATTAAGAAGAAAAATTATTCTATCGGGATGAAATGCCCCAAATGTTTTGAGGGCGATGTGGTGACCCGCCGCACAAAGGCCCGCCGCATCTTTTACGGCTGCTCGCGCTATCCCGAGTGCGACTATGCAACATGGGTCCGCCCGGAACCGGCCGCGGAGGCCGCCGCAGAACCTGCCGCAAAATCCCCTTCGGAATCTCCTTCGGCATGA